The following are encoded in a window of Prevotella melaninogenica genomic DNA:
- a CDS encoding Ig-like domain-containing protein has protein sequence MKKIRQRYCQGVMGGKDGFSAKVSHCLSVFYQPRVLPFYLFTLLVIVLSSCAKMGQPDGGWYDETPPRVLGASPTERATDVNSKKVNIYFNEFIKLENASEKVVVSPPQIEAPEIKATGKRITVSLQDKLQPNTTYTIDFSDAITDNNEGNPLGNYTYSFSTGDHIDTLEVAGYVLEAENLEPVKGILVGLYSNQNDTAFQKQPMLRVSRTDSRGHFSIRGVAKGDYRIYALQDMDGNYMYNQKSEKLAFTPEIIMPSWKPDIRQDTLWIDSLHIKDIKQVPYTHFLPDDVVLNSFTPTQTDRYFLKSERKEPNHFTLFFSYGDADLPQITGLNFNAKNAFITEPSLNQDTIIYWLRDTALVNQDTLRMQMLYNMTDSAGKLVSKTDTLEILSKVPYAKRLKRQQEEYDKWVKKQEKAKERGKAFETTMPVTPLEVRYNVPSQMDPDQNPTFELPTPIAKTDTSKIHLYEKIDSLWYRAKYNFGAEPGKPRSLKLVSAWDPGHEYSVEVDSAAFTDIYGKVSAKYKQGVRIPSIDEYGTLIMTLQNMEGKNCLLQLLNESDKPVKEAYAKNNQATFHYIKPGNYYLRLIVDDNDNGKWDTGDYATQRQPEAVYYYPKAIECKAKRDVQGTWNPRLLPLYKQKPAAITKQKADAQRKIKRRNAERARSLDISLPDELLNSGQ, from the coding sequence ATGAAGAAGATAAGACAAAGATATTGCCAAGGAGTAATGGGTGGAAAGGATGGCTTTTCAGCTAAGGTCAGCCATTGCCTTTCGGTGTTTTACCAACCACGTGTTTTACCATTCTACCTTTTTACTCTCTTAGTTATTGTTCTTTCTTCATGTGCTAAGATGGGACAACCTGATGGTGGATGGTACGATGAGACTCCCCCAAGAGTGTTAGGAGCCTCCCCTACTGAACGAGCAACCGACGTAAACAGTAAGAAGGTGAATATCTATTTCAACGAGTTTATCAAGTTGGAGAATGCATCAGAGAAGGTTGTTGTCTCTCCTCCACAGATTGAAGCCCCTGAAATTAAGGCTACTGGTAAACGTATCACAGTAAGTTTACAAGACAAGTTACAGCCTAACACCACCTATACCATCGACTTCTCTGACGCTATCACGGATAACAACGAGGGTAACCCATTAGGAAACTACACCTACAGCTTCTCTACTGGCGACCATATCGATACACTCGAAGTGGCTGGTTATGTGTTAGAAGCTGAGAATTTAGAGCCTGTAAAGGGTATTCTCGTAGGTCTTTACAGCAATCAGAACGATACAGCTTTCCAGAAACAACCTATGCTTCGTGTCTCACGCACCGACAGTCGTGGTCATTTCAGCATACGAGGTGTTGCCAAGGGTGACTATCGTATCTATGCACTACAGGACATGGACGGCAACTATATGTACAATCAGAAGAGCGAGAAGTTGGCTTTCACGCCCGAAATCATCATGCCGTCATGGAAGCCAGACATACGACAAGACACACTATGGATTGACTCCTTGCATATCAAGGATATCAAACAGGTGCCTTACACCCACTTCCTTCCAGATGATGTGGTGCTTAATTCCTTTACACCAACACAAACAGACCGTTACTTCCTCAAGTCTGAACGCAAGGAACCCAACCACTTTACGCTCTTCTTCAGCTATGGTGATGCCGACCTTCCACAGATAACAGGACTCAATTTCAACGCTAAAAATGCGTTTATAACAGAGCCAAGTCTGAACCAAGATACGATTATCTACTGGCTGCGTGACACTGCCCTCGTCAACCAAGACACACTGCGAATGCAGATGCTTTATAACATGACGGACAGTGCAGGTAAGCTTGTCTCTAAGACAGATACGCTGGAGATTCTCTCAAAGGTGCCTTACGCGAAGCGTTTAAAGCGCCAGCAGGAGGAATACGATAAATGGGTTAAGAAGCAAGAGAAGGCAAAAGAACGTGGAAAAGCATTTGAAACGACAATGCCTGTCACACCTTTGGAGGTCAGATATAATGTTCCTTCGCAAATGGATCCTGACCAAAACCCAACATTCGAACTCCCCACCCCTATTGCAAAGACGGATACGTCCAAGATACATCTTTACGAAAAGATAGACTCCTTATGGTATCGAGCGAAGTATAATTTCGGTGCTGAACCTGGAAAACCGCGCTCTTTGAAGTTGGTAAGTGCATGGGACCCAGGACATGAATACAGTGTTGAGGTTGATTCTGCAGCCTTTACAGACATCTATGGTAAAGTTTCTGCAAAGTATAAGCAGGGTGTTCGTATCCCATCAATTGACGAATATGGTACGCTAATAATGACCTTACAGAACATGGAAGGTAAGAACTGCTTGTTGCAGTTGCTTAATGAAAGCGACAAACCAGTGAAAGAGGCGTACGCAAAGAACAACCAAGCAACCTTCCATTACATCAAGCCGGGCAACTACTATCTACGCCTTATCGTCGATGATAACGACAACGGAAAATGGGATACGGGTGATTATGCAACCCAACGACAACCCGAAGCCGTTTATTATTACCCGAAGGCTATCGAGTGTAAGGCTAAGCGTGATGTACAGGGAACGTGGAATCCACGTCTACTCCCACTCTACAAGCAGAAGCCTGCAGCTATAACAAAGCAGAAGGCTGATGCGCAACGAAAGATAAAGAGACGTAATGCCGAACGCGCTCGCAGTCTTGATATCTCACTACCTGACGAGCTTCTCAACTCGGGTCAGTAG
- a CDS encoding glycosyltransferase family 2 protein yields MLSILLPVYNCHCRALVTELQRQCVESGTEFEIIVADDGSSVTSYVEHNLRIERLEGVRYITRKQNVGRSAIRNFLISQAQGEWLLFIDGDLTLDNPHFIRRYLQTKSNVVVGGIRIGGDPDIWKDNLRYRYEKAYEQKNTPQDRQCHATKHFRTTNFLAHKDIMMEHSFDENFVQYGYEDVLFGKSLAMDHIAITHIDNPITLDFFESNSEFLDKTEQSLRTLYTFRNQLKGYSQLLETAEKIKKLHLQKLVNAVYFLVGQHIKKHLQGNNPSIFLFNVYKLMYYIHHEKNTL; encoded by the coding sequence ATGTTGTCTATTCTTCTCCCTGTTTATAACTGCCATTGTAGAGCTTTGGTGACAGAGTTACAGCGTCAGTGCGTGGAAAGTGGTACTGAATTTGAGATTATTGTAGCTGATGATGGCTCTTCTGTAACAAGCTATGTAGAGCATAACTTACGTATAGAGAGGTTGGAAGGTGTCCGTTATATAACAAGAAAGCAGAACGTTGGGCGTTCAGCTATCCGTAATTTCCTCATTTCGCAGGCACAAGGAGAGTGGCTTCTCTTCATAGATGGAGATCTAACATTAGACAATCCGCACTTTATTCGTCGTTATCTGCAGACAAAAAGCAATGTTGTTGTAGGCGGAATAAGGATAGGAGGGGATCCAGACATATGGAAAGACAATCTCAGATACCGCTATGAGAAGGCGTATGAACAGAAAAATACACCGCAAGATAGGCAGTGTCATGCTACAAAACACTTTCGTACGACAAACTTCTTAGCACATAAAGACATCATGATGGAACATTCTTTTGATGAGAATTTCGTCCAATACGGCTATGAAGATGTACTCTTTGGTAAGTCACTTGCCATGGATCATATAGCAATCACGCATATCGATAACCCCATAACACTTGATTTCTTTGAATCAAACAGTGAGTTCTTGGATAAAACTGAACAGTCTCTTCGCACACTATATACCTTCCGTAACCAACTGAAAGGCTATTCTCAACTGCTTGAAACTGCTGAGAAAATAAAGAAACTGCACTTACAAAAGCTGGTTAATGCAGTTTATTTCCTTGTAGGACAACACATAAAGAAACATCTTCAAGGCAATAATCCCAGTATTTTCTTGTTTAATGTATACAAACTGATGTATTATATTCATCACGAAAAGAATACACTATGA
- a CDS encoding acyltransferase family protein encodes MMKEREHWIDMLRGFCMLSILLDHTEIYYTGSNLIPYDWYVSNVLIVFFFLSGYLMYKQQGFSLRGKMFSIGRSLLLPYFLFTMVLALPKALVHGHSIDWESLLLPILTGRASWFIAALIVSETVFSLFLWITRGKVIPLFLLSFCALVGSVLLTKQSTDYPWCINNALQAVLFLYIGWFYQSRKEVFNRINTPLYTSFFFISLIIIKGYATCKGVHTMIYPMSIDSYFLFFLDMLTSIFLLVNVCKQLPRCKLLEWVGAHSIVYYFVCGGVPLCLSLALEKVGLDYHGAYYSVLIAYALVCIVASGIVAIVYRYLPFMLGKRY; translated from the coding sequence ATGATGAAAGAGAGAGAGCATTGGATAGATATGCTACGAGGTTTCTGTATGTTATCTATATTACTGGATCATACTGAAATCTATTATACAGGAAGTAATCTTATTCCTTATGATTGGTATGTTTCGAATGTTCTAATCGTCTTTTTCTTTCTGTCAGGATACCTAATGTACAAACAGCAAGGCTTTTCTTTGAGGGGTAAGATGTTTTCAATAGGGCGTAGTTTACTTCTTCCTTATTTTCTATTTACTATGGTTTTGGCACTTCCGAAAGCCTTAGTACATGGTCATAGTATAGACTGGGAGAGTTTATTATTACCTATCTTGACAGGTCGAGCCTCTTGGTTTATAGCTGCCTTGATAGTATCTGAAACTGTTTTTAGCCTTTTTTTGTGGATAACTCGCGGAAAAGTTATTCCCTTATTCCTTCTCTCCTTTTGTGCTTTAGTTGGTTCAGTACTTTTAACGAAGCAATCCACTGATTATCCCTGGTGTATCAACAATGCCCTGCAAGCAGTTCTTTTCCTTTATATCGGATGGTTTTATCAAAGTCGAAAAGAAGTTTTCAACCGTATCAACACACCATTATACACATCATTCTTCTTTATATCCCTTATAATAATAAAAGGTTATGCAACGTGCAAAGGGGTGCATACGATGATATACCCAATGAGTATAGACTCTTATTTCCTATTCTTTCTTGATATGTTGACGAGCATTTTCTTACTTGTTAATGTTTGTAAGCAGTTGCCAAGATGCAAGCTGTTAGAATGGGTTGGAGCGCATAGTATTGTTTATTATTTCGTCTGTGGAGGTGTTCCTCTTTGCTTATCTTTAGCACTTGAGAAGGTGGGGTTAGACTATCATGGGGCTTACTATAGTGTACTGATAGCCTATGCTTTAGTCTGTATAGTGGCAAGCGGTATTGTAGCAATCGTCTATCGCTACTTACCATTTATGTTAGGAAAGAGGTATTAG
- a CDS encoding non-canonical purine NTP diphosphatase gives MKIVFATNNKHKLEEIKDILGKEFEIVSLAEIGCHEDIPETGATLEENARQKSSYVVEHYGQNCFADDTGLEVEALGGEPGVHSARYAEGTDHDSEANMRKLLTNLEGKANRKACFRTIISLIIDGVEHQFEGKVEGRIATEKHGKEGFGYDPIFIPEGYDKSFAELGEEIKNQISHRARAVKKLAEYLGRLKG, from the coding sequence ATGAAAATAGTATTTGCAACAAATAATAAACATAAGCTCGAGGAGATAAAGGACATCCTTGGAAAGGAGTTTGAAATCGTTTCTTTGGCTGAGATTGGTTGTCATGAGGATATCCCTGAGACTGGGGCAACACTGGAGGAGAATGCACGTCAGAAGTCTTCTTACGTCGTTGAACACTATGGTCAGAACTGTTTTGCCGATGATACAGGACTTGAGGTGGAGGCACTCGGTGGTGAACCCGGCGTGCATTCAGCTCGTTATGCAGAGGGAACCGACCACGATAGCGAGGCGAATATGCGTAAGCTGTTGACAAACTTAGAAGGGAAAGCCAATCGTAAGGCCTGCTTTCGCACTATTATCTCGCTTATCATTGATGGTGTAGAACACCAGTTTGAGGGTAAGGTAGAGGGTAGAATCGCTACGGAGAAGCATGGTAAGGAGGGCTTCGGATATGACCCTATCTTCATTCCAGAGGGTTATGACAAGAGCTTTGCAGAGTTAGGTGAGGAGATAAAGAACCAGATTTCTCATCGTGCAAGGGCTGTAAAGAAGTTGGCGGAATACTTAGGAAGGCTGAAAGGATAA
- a CDS encoding GH3 auxin-responsive promoter family protein — translation MSLTKIVNKLYFQPRRRELERYVTDGEAIQREVMQYLVERAKDTEYGRKHLFSTIKSYEDFVQNIPVNTYEELKSDIDRMRHGERNILWPGQVRWYAKSSGTTNDKSKFIPVSHEGLQTIHYQGGKDVIAYYLSNHPESRLFSGKGLILGGSHSPNYNLYNSLVGDLSAILIENINPLVNLCRVPKKNTALLSDFEVKRDRIAHETLNQNITNISGVPSWMLSVLVRVMELSGKQHLEEVWPNLEVFFHGGIAFTPYREQYEQLITKQGMNYMETYNASEGFFGIQDDPTDSSMSLMLDYGVFYEFLPMDEFESEHPNIVPLSGVEIGRNYAMLISTACGLWRYEIGDTVQFTSTNPFKFVITGRTKYFINAFGEELIMDNAEKGLEAACKATGAQISDYTAAPMYMDAKAKCRHQWLIEFAKAPSSLEEFTKVLDDKLQEVNSDYEAKRFHNITLQPLEIIVARKDLFNDWLKIKGKLGGQHKIPRLSNSRNNLEELLSMNQ, via the coding sequence ATGAGTCTTACTAAGATAGTAAACAAGTTGTATTTCCAGCCGCGTCGCAGGGAGCTTGAACGCTACGTCACGGATGGAGAGGCTATCCAGCGGGAAGTCATGCAATACCTCGTTGAGCGGGCAAAAGACACCGAATACGGTCGTAAACACCTGTTCTCAACGATTAAGTCATACGAGGACTTTGTACAGAACATTCCAGTCAACACATACGAAGAATTGAAGAGTGACATCGACCGTATGCGCCACGGAGAACGTAATATTCTGTGGCCAGGACAGGTGAGATGGTATGCCAAGTCATCAGGTACAACCAACGATAAGAGTAAGTTTATTCCTGTTTCTCACGAGGGATTACAGACAATTCATTATCAAGGTGGTAAGGATGTTATCGCTTACTACCTTAGCAATCATCCAGAAAGCAGACTCTTCAGCGGTAAGGGTCTCATCTTAGGTGGTAGTCATTCTCCAAATTATAACCTGTATAATTCGCTTGTTGGTGACCTCAGTGCCATCCTCATAGAGAATATTAATCCACTCGTAAATCTATGTCGCGTACCTAAGAAAAATACTGCCCTACTGAGCGACTTTGAGGTAAAACGCGACCGAATTGCACACGAAACACTGAACCAGAATATCACTAATATATCAGGCGTTCCTTCATGGATGCTCTCTGTGTTAGTGCGTGTAATGGAACTGAGTGGTAAGCAACATCTGGAGGAGGTATGGCCAAATCTGGAGGTGTTCTTCCATGGTGGTATTGCTTTCACACCTTATCGTGAGCAGTATGAACAGCTCATTACCAAGCAGGGCATGAACTATATGGAGACTTACAATGCCTCTGAGGGCTTCTTCGGTATACAAGACGACCCAACAGACAGCAGTATGTCGCTTATGCTCGACTATGGCGTATTCTACGAGTTCTTACCTATGGACGAGTTTGAGAGCGAACATCCAAATATCGTTCCATTGTCAGGTGTGGAGATAGGACGCAACTATGCAATGCTTATCAGTACTGCCTGCGGCCTCTGGAGATATGAGATTGGAGACACAGTGCAGTTCACTTCGACCAATCCTTTTAAGTTTGTTATCACGGGTAGAACCAAGTATTTCATCAATGCCTTTGGTGAAGAACTTATCATGGATAATGCTGAGAAGGGACTTGAAGCAGCCTGCAAGGCTACTGGTGCACAGATATCAGATTATACCGCAGCCCCAATGTATATGGATGCGAAGGCTAAGTGCCGTCATCAGTGGCTCATTGAGTTTGCAAAAGCCCCATCTTCACTTGAGGAGTTTACTAAGGTTCTCGATGATAAACTACAGGAAGTCAACTCTGATTATGAGGCAAAACGCTTCCATAACATTACTCTTCAGCCACTTGAGATTATTGTTGCACGCAAAGACCTCTTCAATGACTGGCTCAAGATAAAGGGTAAACTCGGTGGTCAACACAAGATTCCACGCCTTTCAAACAGCCGTAACAACTTAGAAGAATTGCTGAGTATGAACCAGTAA
- a CDS encoding Por secretion system protein produces MIIKRYLLVAAFILLAYCNALAGGIGTWKNYLAYSYVQWVEEGGNKLYVLASNSLYTYNKNDQSIKTYDKVNGLSDTDIRFIAWNKTARRLVIIYSNNNIDLLDDRGNVTNVPDYYLKTTMVDKTVNGIDMSGVYCYLSTGFGLVKLNVAKAEISDSYNLSFPVNYSYIEGGYIYAASQSNGLYRAALSANLLDRNNWTSVGTYVERPRIADAALLAQAKTLNPGGPKYNGFTYIQYLNNSLYTVPGLFKSGYVDSNTPGSVQILHDGEWANYQENLSLKTGYDYLDNNVLAVDPRNANHVFVGGRTGLYEFLDGQLKAYYNKDNSLLQGAMYKGRELGNNYVLINGLRFDNKGDLWILNSQASRENLLRLSADGQMTSFSKPALMKDGVGGSVLTSMVFDNRNNLWFCNDHWDYPALFCYQSTTDKLLSFTRFVNEDGSNLDLVPHSVMPLSNGDVWVTTTIGPLLLSRSAIDNPETAVFTQVKVPRNDGTNLADYLLSGIDVTCMAIDGGGRKWFGTKANGVYLISADNMTQVKHITSSNSQLLSDNILSIAINNTTGEVFFGTDKGLCSYMSDATTPSDRPSGDNTYAYPNPIRPGYTGPITIVGLSMNADVKIVTANGVLVAAGISNGGSFIWDGKDKSGKPVASGVYMVESADEDGNNGVVCKVAIVR; encoded by the coding sequence ATGATAATAAAACGATATCTCTTAGTTGCGGCTTTCATCTTGTTAGCTTACTGTAATGCCCTTGCTGGCGGTATAGGAACGTGGAAGAATTATCTTGCTTACAGTTATGTACAATGGGTTGAAGAAGGAGGTAATAAGCTGTATGTGCTTGCTTCCAATAGCCTTTATACTTATAACAAGAACGATCAGAGTATAAAGACCTACGATAAAGTCAATGGTTTGAGCGATACGGATATCCGTTTCATTGCTTGGAATAAGACAGCTCGTCGGTTGGTTATTATCTATTCGAATAATAATATCGACCTATTAGACGATAGAGGTAATGTTACAAATGTGCCGGATTACTATCTAAAGACAACAATGGTAGACAAAACCGTCAATGGTATTGATATGTCTGGCGTCTATTGTTACCTTTCTACAGGTTTTGGACTTGTCAAACTCAATGTTGCTAAAGCAGAGATAAGCGACAGTTATAACCTCTCTTTCCCTGTCAATTACAGCTATATTGAGGGCGGTTATATCTATGCTGCCAGCCAAAGTAACGGACTATATCGTGCTGCCTTGTCTGCTAATCTCCTCGATAGAAACAACTGGACGAGTGTAGGAACTTATGTAGAGCGTCCAAGAATAGCTGATGCAGCACTATTGGCACAGGCTAAAACACTTAATCCTGGCGGTCCAAAGTATAATGGTTTTACCTATATCCAATACCTTAATAACAGTTTATATACCGTTCCTGGTCTATTTAAATCAGGTTATGTAGATTCTAATACACCTGGTTCTGTACAGATTCTACACGATGGTGAGTGGGCGAATTATCAAGAGAATCTATCATTAAAAACGGGCTACGACTATCTTGATAACAATGTTCTCGCAGTTGATCCACGCAACGCAAACCATGTATTTGTTGGTGGAAGGACAGGCTTATACGAGTTTCTTGATGGACAATTAAAGGCTTATTATAACAAAGACAACAGCTTGTTGCAAGGTGCAATGTATAAAGGACGGGAGTTAGGAAACAACTACGTGCTTATTAATGGGCTCCGTTTTGATAATAAAGGCGACCTTTGGATATTGAATAGTCAAGCCTCCAGAGAGAATCTCTTGCGTCTTTCTGCAGATGGACAGATGACTTCTTTCAGTAAGCCAGCCCTTATGAAGGATGGAGTAGGGGGCTCGGTTCTAACAAGTATGGTCTTCGATAATCGCAATAACTTATGGTTCTGTAATGATCACTGGGACTATCCGGCTTTGTTCTGTTATCAATCAACAACAGACAAATTGCTTTCTTTCACTCGATTTGTCAATGAGGATGGTTCGAACTTGGACTTAGTACCTCATAGTGTGATGCCTTTATCGAATGGAGATGTGTGGGTTACGACTACTATCGGTCCACTTCTATTGTCTCGTTCGGCTATTGATAATCCTGAAACAGCTGTTTTTACGCAGGTGAAAGTGCCTCGTAATGATGGTACCAATCTTGCCGATTACCTCCTGTCAGGCATTGATGTCACCTGTATGGCTATTGATGGAGGAGGCAGAAAATGGTTTGGAACAAAGGCGAATGGCGTTTATCTTATTAGTGCCGATAATATGACACAGGTGAAACATATCACCTCTTCAAATAGTCAGCTTCTATCAGATAATATCCTTTCTATCGCTATCAACAACACAACAGGCGAAGTATTCTTTGGTACGGACAAGGGTTTATGCTCTTATATGAGCGATGCGACGACACCATCAGACCGACCGAGTGGGGACAATACATACGCTTATCCAAATCCCATTAGGCCTGGTTATACAGGCCCAATCACCATTGTTGGACTCTCGATGAACGCAGATGTGAAGATTGTTACTGCAAATGGTGTACTCGTTGCAGCGGGTATTAGCAATGGTGGTAGCTTTATTTGGGATGGCAAAGACAAGTCTGGTAAACCCGTAGCATCAGGTGTTTACATGGTTGAAAGTGCTGATGAAGACGGCAACAATGGTGTTGTTTGTAAGGTGGCGATTGTGAGATAG
- the polA gene encoding DNA polymerase I, whose translation MAKLFLIDAYALIYRSYYAFIKSPRINSKGLNTSAVMGFCNTLNEVLTKEKPTHIGVAFDHGKTFRHDAFPEYKAQREETPEDIKLSVPLIKQVLEAMHIPILQVDGFEADDIIGTIATRFGADGIDTFMLTPDKDYGQLIGPNVFMYRPRHGGGYEILGEKEVEAKYGIPTPAQVIDLLALMGDSADNFPGCPGVGEKTAAKLINQFGSIDNMLQHTDEIKGKLREKVENAVEDIKMSKFLATIRTDVPMQLDLDELKVEQPDETKLRAIFEELEFKTLINKFLNKSEVKPKVDNNQLDLFAENTTNESDEPKNAKFESIKTTQHEYKLVENEEELRQLCDFFITKEFVSIDTETTSTDAISAELVGLSFSVEEKKAFYVAVPANYEEALKIVQIFKPLYESDKIMKIGQNIKYDYEVLTRYGVTLQGKMFDTMIAHYLIQPELHHNMDYMAETLLGYQTIHIEELLGPKGKKQKNMRDLSPADIYEYAAEDADITLRLKNVLEPRLKELGVEELFWNIEMPLVRVLADMELNGVCLDTEALQDTSKIFTERMKQYEQEIYKEAGEEFNISSPKQVGDILFGKLQIMDKPKKTKTGQYVTSEEVLQSLESKSPIVRNILNYRGMKKLLSTYIDALPKLINPRTGHIHTSFNQALTATGRLSSSDPNLQNIPVRTDDGKEIRKCFIPEEGCLFFSADYSQIELRIMAHLSEDENMMEAFREGYDIHRATAAKIWHVDIDKVTDAQRKKAKQANFGIIYGITTYGLAQRMDISNGEAKELIEGYFRTFPKVQAYMEHAKEEARTKGYAETLFHRRRYLADINSRNATVRGFAERNAINAPIQGTEADIIKVAMVRIWERFKKEGIRSKMILQVHDELNFSVFPEEREQVERIVIEEMQNAYPLNVPLIADAGWGKNWLEAH comes from the coding sequence ATGGCAAAACTCTTCCTTATTGACGCTTATGCGCTCATCTATCGTTCATACTACGCATTTATCAAAAGTCCACGTATCAACTCTAAGGGCTTGAATACATCTGCTGTTATGGGCTTTTGCAACACCCTGAACGAGGTTCTTACAAAGGAAAAGCCAACGCATATTGGTGTAGCATTCGATCATGGAAAGACTTTTCGCCATGACGCCTTCCCTGAATACAAGGCGCAACGTGAGGAAACTCCAGAAGATATCAAGCTTTCTGTTCCACTTATCAAGCAAGTGCTTGAGGCAATGCATATTCCTATTCTACAGGTAGATGGCTTCGAAGCAGATGATATTATCGGTACTATAGCAACTCGCTTTGGAGCCGATGGAATCGATACTTTTATGCTTACACCCGATAAAGACTATGGTCAACTCATTGGTCCTAACGTCTTTATGTATCGTCCTCGCCATGGTGGCGGATACGAAATATTAGGAGAAAAGGAGGTAGAAGCAAAGTATGGCATCCCTACCCCAGCCCAAGTCATCGACCTCTTGGCGTTGATGGGCGACTCAGCAGACAACTTTCCGGGTTGTCCTGGTGTTGGGGAGAAAACCGCAGCCAAGTTAATCAATCAGTTTGGAAGCATTGACAATATGCTCCAACATACTGATGAGATTAAGGGTAAACTACGTGAGAAAGTTGAGAATGCCGTAGAGGATATTAAAATGTCAAAGTTCCTCGCAACGATCCGAACAGACGTTCCAATGCAACTTGACTTGGATGAACTCAAGGTTGAACAACCTGACGAGACCAAATTGCGTGCGATATTTGAGGAATTAGAGTTTAAGACACTTATTAACAAGTTTCTTAACAAAAGTGAAGTAAAGCCAAAAGTAGACAATAATCAGCTTGATTTATTTGCAGAAAACACGACCAACGAGTCAGATGAGCCGAAAAATGCGAAATTTGAGAGCATAAAAACGACCCAACATGAATATAAACTCGTTGAAAATGAGGAAGAATTACGTCAGCTTTGTGACTTTTTTATTACAAAAGAGTTTGTAAGTATAGACACAGAAACCACTTCGACGGATGCAATTAGTGCTGAATTGGTAGGTTTGAGCTTCTCGGTTGAAGAAAAGAAGGCTTTTTATGTTGCCGTACCAGCCAACTATGAAGAGGCGTTAAAAATCGTTCAGATATTCAAACCGCTATATGAAAGCGACAAAATAATGAAAATCGGACAGAACATTAAGTATGACTATGAAGTGTTAACCAGATATGGAGTAACACTACAGGGTAAGATGTTCGACACGATGATAGCCCACTACCTCATCCAACCAGAGTTACATCATAATATGGACTACATGGCTGAGACGCTGCTCGGCTATCAAACCATTCACATTGAAGAACTACTCGGTCCGAAAGGAAAGAAGCAGAAGAATATGCGCGACCTCTCCCCTGCTGATATTTATGAGTATGCTGCGGAGGATGCCGACATCACTTTGCGCCTGAAAAACGTACTTGAACCACGTTTAAAGGAGCTTGGAGTGGAAGAACTCTTCTGGAATATAGAGATGCCATTAGTACGTGTATTAGCTGATATGGAGCTAAATGGCGTATGCTTAGACACTGAAGCACTGCAAGATACGTCAAAGATATTCACTGAACGTATGAAACAATACGAGCAGGAAATATATAAGGAGGCTGGAGAAGAATTCAATATCTCAAGTCCAAAACAAGTAGGTGACATCCTCTTTGGCAAGTTGCAAATTATGGATAAGCCTAAGAAGACAAAGACAGGACAGTATGTTACAAGTGAAGAGGTGCTGCAGAGCCTTGAGAGTAAGAGTCCTATCGTACGTAACATCCTTAATTACAGAGGTATGAAGAAGCTTCTTAGTACCTATATCGATGCCCTTCCAAAGCTGATTAATCCACGTACTGGACATATTCACACATCATTTAATCAGGCACTTACAGCCACAGGACGACTCTCTTCGAGTGATCCAAACTTACAGAATATTCCTGTACGCACGGATGATGGTAAGGAGATACGCAAGTGCTTTATCCCAGAAGAAGGCTGTCTGTTCTTTTCAGCCGATTATAGTCAGATAGAGTTGCGTATTATGGCACATCTTTCTGAAGACGAGAATATGATGGAGGCTTTCCGTGAGGGCTATGATATCCACCGTGCAACAGCTGCAAAGATATGGCATGTAGATATAGATAAGGTGACTGATGCACAGCGAAAGAAAGCTAAACAAGCCAACTTCGGTATTATATATGGTATTACTACCTATGGACTTGCTCAGCGTATGGACATTTCAAATGGTGAAGCTAAAGAGCTGATAGAAGGCTATTTCCGTACTTTCCCAAAGGTACAAGCCTATATGGAACATGCGAAAGAAGAGGCAAGAACCAAGGGTTATGCTGAAACACTTTTCCATCGTCGTCGCTATCTTGCTGATATCAACAGTCGTAACGCCACTGTGCGCGGTTTTGCTGAGCGTAACGCCATCAATGCTCCAATACAAGGAACAGAGGCAGATATCATCAAGGTGGCAATGGTTCGTATCTGGGAACGCTTTAAGAAAGAAGGTATTCGCTCAAAGATGATTCTCCAAGTGCATGATGAACTTAACTTCTCTGTCTTCCCAGAGGAGCGTGAACAGGTGGAACGCATTGTTATCGAGGAGATGCAGAACGCTTATCCACTGAATGTCCCATTGATAGCTGATGCCGGATGGGGCAAGAACTGGTTGGAAGCACATTAA